The following are encoded together in the Chaetodon auriga isolate fChaAug3 chromosome 6, fChaAug3.hap1, whole genome shotgun sequence genome:
- the LOC143321838 gene encoding spexin prohormone 2-like, whose amino-acid sequence MEAVDAIVKKIKVIIAWTCTLAISLFIETCHAQKLNIHWGPQSMMYLKGKHGRRFVSEDDNSLFKEGVHGWYAVLRGIHRQQSQEFSQPSRIVSSERVLIHYLQGR is encoded by the exons ATGGAGGCTGTGGACGCTATTGTGAAG AAGATAAAAGTCATAATTGCCTGGACGTGTACTTTAGCCATCTCCCTGTTCATCGAGACCTGTCATGCACAGAAG CTGAACATCCACTGGGGTCCTCAGTCCATGATGTACTTGAAGGGCAAAC ATGGCAGGAGGTTTGTGTCGGAGGATGACAACAGTCTTTTCAAGGAGGGTGTGCATGGCTGGTATGCAGTGCTCAGAG gCATCCACAGGCAGCAGTCCCAGGAGTTCAGTCAACCCAGTCGCATTGTGAGCTCAGAGAGAGTCCTCATCCACTACCTGCAGGGAAGATGA